One Branchiostoma floridae strain S238N-H82 chromosome 1, Bfl_VNyyK, whole genome shotgun sequence genomic region harbors:
- the LOC118428773 gene encoding sushi, von Willebrand factor type A, EGF and pentraxin domain-containing protein 1-like, with protein sequence MRLALALLAALLLLGSSVDGWRRRRRRRSCTRVDCSWDDFQPVGSCSSSCGAKGTQFYTRTVKTQNSCGGSKCSGSTFEVRECVPEVPCRNGGSWTGSSCACPKGYTGSCCETKVVCPPLDPPIHGDVSHPATGYGAKATYSCKPGYELVGAKMRTCGENGYWEGSSPYCTRGQCPALTFDPNGVLYGGTYTEDVMNIVCNPGNEPNGTTSLTCNTDNTWSHTQPFCSAVECPPLPPPPNGDSSGDTSYLSSVTFFCHPGYELRGSFSRTCLSDGTWTGIQPDCVLEQCACLEAPLYGSIIYNTDGLSGCDVGCTVSFSCNPGYLLQGSTSRTCQVTQQWTGSQPVCIKAHCPPLDIPANGLMFGGTAFMDQVTFTCNTGYEIVGSSTLTCQNDQTWSGTEPACVRSQCPVSQPPAHGEVSGGNLFGDTVTYECEVGYRLVGNPTRSCMATKTWSAPDPTCELKTCPAVTAPDHGAVTGGNTYGQEVTYFCETGYDIIGTSTRTCQDSQQWSGNQPYCSKIQCNTLNPPRSGSVSGGHEYGDTVQFSCWTGYTLTGSSNRTCQEDGLWSGTQPTCAENECPELDSPPNGYKTGENGYGDTVIFYCNSGYQMAGPLPVVTRTCQADKTWTGLQPSCTRKECPVLMPPANGNVTGKNFYGDVASFTCHPGYELSGSDTRTCQANQQWDGTQPTCDRVQCPPLTPISDGQMSGNNFFGDRTTFVCNTGYELSGSTTRSCQADRTWSGAQTSCNRKQCPGLSAPLNGNVTGGTYFGDTAHYTCAEGYEQKRCPQLTVSAHGAANGGIYYSDTASFSCDPGHELVGSSVRTCQADGQWSGVQPTCNIKECVPLTAPANGSVSGGHVFGDQVTFSCDLGFDLVGVPIRTCDDNQQWSGAQPSCIKKQCSRLTPPAHGALTGGFSFGEVVTITCNSGYELIGSGTRTCEANGQWTGSPPQCQKKCCSRPTIPNGDYRGTRCFNDTVTFSCDPGHELVGAASLTCTETAQWSNQLPSCQKKCCDSSITVPDGSVSLRPDNCYGSIADYSCNHGYDLIGNQYVICDESGSWDGEMPTCQETCCGDPGAIRNGMSNSTGLCFGDVATFTCEAGFLLRGNATLVCDANGSWGPTPFCEPYSLCEQSNLAAPSAGSKICFESPQGTTPVEYCQMQCNAPKVYNRNEDMYECSAETSWLWKIRIYLPAGQQLLTYVDVGECSAPSNPFAAVTVGGLVINANAPLDMAAIEAEMRRILESLGLCNDPCQIGEITVETAPNARSGPRLRKRSAGIQYQVSIQLLAYADLSLVTTTNTVQMEWVRLAGELSQVASGLQNRVVSGDVMVSVDGSPLTVVDGGFHTSQPNLGCKEGELLQGIECVPCGPGTYHDVFEQACRPCPYATYQDEYGQTDCKLCPNGTTTDKSGAMDVSKCKAFEDCNCGIHPCELTPQGYECTCLPGYLLISDAEEAKCVDIDECQQPDVCPGARCINRPGTYSCQCLPGYEEPNCIGRRVSVCWVLSRPF encoded by the exons ATGAGGCTCGCTCTGGCCCTGCTCGCGGCCCTGCTCCTGCTCGGGTCGTCAGTGGACGGGTggcgccgccgccgccgccgccgcagCTGCACACGGGTCGACTGTTCCTGGGATGACTTTCAACCTGTCGGCTCCTGCAGCTCATCATGTGGTGCAAA AGGCACACAGTTCTACACACGTACGGTGAAAACGCAGAACTCCTGTGGTGGCTCTAAATGCTCGGGCTCGACGTTTGAAGTCCGGGAGTGTGTTCCTGAGGTACCCTGTCGTAACGGCGGCTCATGGACAGGGTCGAGCTGCGCATGCCCAAAGGGCTACACCGGATCCTGTTGCGAAACTA AGGTTGTTTGTCCTCCGCTGGATCCCCCCATCCACGGAGACGTGTCCCACCCGGCCACCGGATATGGCGCCAAGGCCACGTACTCCTGCAAACCGGGGTATGAACTGGTCGGCGCCAAGATGAGGACGTGCGGCGAGAATGGCTATTGGGAAGGCTCCAGCCCTTACTGCACAC GCGGACAGTGCCCCGCTCTGACCTTCGACCCAAATGGAGTCCTGTACGGTGGAACCTATACAGAAGACGTCATGAACATCGTCTGTAACCCTGGAAACGAGCCGAACGGAACAACCTCCCTCACCTGCAACACCGACAACACCTGGAGCCACACCCAGCCTTTCTGTTCAG CCGTGGAATGCCCGCCGCTGCCGCCTCCTCCCAACGGAGACTCCTCCGGAGACACCTCCTACCTCAGCTCCGTCACCTTCTTCTGTCATCCTGGGTACGAGCTGAGAGGCAGCTTTTCACGCACGTGTCTGTCGGACGGGACCTGGACAGGGATCCAGCCGGACTGTGTCT TGGAACAGTGCGCCTGTCTGGAGGCGCCCCTGTACGGCAGCATTATATACAACACGGACGGGCTCAGCGGCTGTGACGTGGGCTGCACGGTGTCCTTCTCCTGTAACCCAGGGTACCTGCTGCAGGGCAGTACCTCCCGAACCTGCCAGGTGACGCAGCAGTGGACCGGATCGCAGCCTGTTTGCATCA AGGCGCACTGTCCGCCACTTGACATCCCCGCTAACGGGCTGATGTTCGGGGGCACCGCCTTCATGGACCAGGTCACCTTcacgtgtaacactgggtacGAGATCGTGGGCAGCAGCACCCTGACGTGTCAGAACGACCAGACGTGGAGCGGGACAGAACCCGCCTGTGTCC GATCCCAGTGCCCAGTGTCCCAGCCGCCCGCCCATGGAGAGGTGTCCGGAGGGAACCTGTTCGGAGACACGGTGACGTACGAGTGTGAGGTGGGGTACAGGCTGGTGGGGAACCCCACACGGAGCTGTATGGCCACCAAGACATGGAGCGCACCAGATCCCACCTGTGAAT TGAAGACCTGCCCGGCTGTAACCGCTCCCGACCATGGCGCGGTGACCGGCGGAAACACGTACGGGCAGGAGGTGACGTATTTCTGTGAGACAGGGTATGACATCATCGGCACGTCCACACGTACATGTCAGGACAGCCAGCAGTGGAGCGGCAACCAACCGTACTGCTCAA AGATCCAGTGCAACACCCTGAACCCGCCGAGGTCCGGCTCGGTGTCGGGCGGTCACGAGTACGGCGATACGGTCCAGTTCAGCTGCTGGACAGGCTACACGCTGACGGGCAGCAGCAACAGGACCTGTCAGGAGGATGGACTCTGGAGCGGCACACAGCCCACATGCGCCG AAAACGAGTGTCCTGAGCTGGACTCCCCTCCAAATGGCTACAAGACAGGCGAAAATGGCTATGGTGATACCGTCATCTTCTACTGCAACAGCGGCTATCAGATGGCCGGCCCCTTACCTGTGGTCACACGTACCTGTCAGGCCGACAAGACTTGGACTGGTCTACAGCCAAGCTGCACGA GAAAAGAGTGTCCGGTCCTGATGCCGCCGGCAAACGGAAATGTGACAGGCAAAAACTTCTATGGCGACGTGGCCTCCTTCACATGCCACCCTGGCTACGAGTTGAGCGGCAGCGATACAAGAACCTGTCAAGCCAATCAGCAATGGGATGGGACACAACCGACCTGTGACA GAGTGCAGTGCCCTCCGCTGACTCCCATATCCGACGGTCAGATGAGCGGAAACAACTTCTTCGGCGACCGGACCACCTTCGTCTGCAACACTGGGTACGAACTGAGCGGCAGTACCACCCGCTCCTGCCAGGCGGACAGGACCTGGTCGGGAGCACAGACATCGTGTAACA GGAAACAGTGCCCAGGACTGTCCGCTCCGCTCAACGGCAACGTCACTGGCGGGACGTACTTTGGGGACACAGCTCACTACACATGCGCAGAAGGATACGAGC AGAAACGCTGCCCGCAGCTGACCGTCTCCGCACATGGAGCAGCCAACGGCGGGATATATTACAGCGACACGGCCTCGTTCTCGTGCGACCCTGGGCACGAGTTGGTGGGAAGTTCGGTGCGCACGTGTCAGGCGGACGGACAGTGGAGCGGCGTACAGCCAACATGTAACA TAAAGGAGTGTGTGCCCCTCACGGCCCCTGCAAACGGCTCCGTCAGTGGAGGACACGTTTTTGGTGACCAGGTGACCTTCTCCTGTGACCTTGGATTCGACCTTGTGGGAGTACCCATCAGGACTTGCGATGACAACCAACAATGGAGTGGAGCACAACCAAGCTGCATTA AGAAGCAGTGCAGCCGCCTCACACCTCCTGCCCATGGTGCTCTCACCGGGGGCTTCTCGTTTGGAGAGGTTGTGACGATCACGTGTAACTCTGGGTACGAGCTCATTGGAAGTGGTACCAGGACCTGCGAAGCAAACGGCCAATGGACCGGTTCTCCGCCCCAATGCCAGA AGAAATGCTGCAGTCGCCCTACCATTCCAAACGGTGATTACAGGGGGACCCGCTGCTTCAATGACACGGTGACCTTCAGCTGTGACCCTGGACATGAGCTGGTGGGAGCCGCTAGCCTGACCTGTACTGAGACTGCGCAGTGGAGCAACCAGTTACCCAGCTGTCAGA AGAAGTGTTGTGACAGCTCTATCACAGTCCCCGACGGGTCCGTCAGCCTCCGTCCGGACAACTGTTACGGCAGCATCGCTGACTACAGCTGTAACCATGGCTACGACCTTATTGGAAACCAGTACGTCATCTGTGATGAGAGTGGCTCGTGGGATGGCGAGATGCCTACTTGTCAGG AAACATGCTGCGGCGACCCCGGTGCCATAAGGAACGGCATGAGTAACTCTACAGGACTATGTTTCGGTGACGTGGCTACCTTCACGTGTGAAGCCGGCTTCCTTCTGAGGGGCAACGCCACACTGGTGTGCGACGCAAACGGATCATGGGGACCGACACCATTCTGTGAAC CATACAGCTTGTGCGAACAGTCCAACCTAGCTGCTCCGTCAGCTGGGTCGAAGATCTGCTTCGAGAGCCCCCAGGGTACCACACCCGTGGAGTACTGCCAGATGCAATGCAACGCACCAAAGGTGTACAACAG GAATGAAGACATGTACGAGTGCAGTGCGGAGACGTCGTGGCTGTGGAAGATCAGAATCTACCTCCCCGCCGGGCAGCAGCTGCTCACATATGTAGACGTGGGAGAATGTTCAG CTCCCTCCAACCCATTCGCTGCTGTCACCGTGGGAGGACTGGTCATCAACGCCAATGCACCTTTGGACATGGCGGCTATCGAGGCTGAGATGAGACGGATCCTTGAGTCGTTGGGACTGTGCAACGATCCCTGCCAG ATCGGAGAAATAACAGTTGAAACAGCACCCAATGCAAGATCTGGACCACGACTTCGGAAGCGCAGTGCAGGTATCCAGTACCAGGTGTCTATCCAGCTGCTCGCCTATGCCGATCTGAGTCTTGTGACCACCACCAACACCGTCCAGATGGAGTGGGTTCGTCTGGCAGGGGAACTCAG TCAAGTTGCCTCCGGCCTACAGAACCGGGTTGTTTCGGGAGACGTGATGGTGTCAGTAGACGGCAGCCCGTTGACGGTTGTGGACGGAGGTTTTCACACGTCACAACCAAACCTTGGCTGCAAGGAAGGCGAGCTGCTTCAGGGCATCGAATGTG TTCCATGCGGTCCCGGCACGTACCATGACGTGTTTGAGCAGGCCTGCCGTCCGTGTCCTTACGCCACCTACCAGGACGAGTACGGCCAGACGGACTGCAAACTGTGCCCCAACGGGACCACTACGGACAAGAGCGGGGCCATGGATGTTTCCAAATGCAAAG CGTTTGAAGACTGTAACTGTGGGATCCACCCATGTGAGCTGACTCCACAGGGATACGAGTGCACCTGTCTGCCTGGATACCTGCTCATCTCTGACGCGGAGGAAGCTAAATGCGTCG acattgacgagtgccaGCAGCCAGACGTCTGTCCCGGTGCCAGATGTATCAACAGGCCCGGAACCTACTCCTGTCAGTGTCTGCCCGGGTACGAGGAGCCCAACTGTATCGGT CGACGAGTGTCGGTATGCTGGGTTTTGTCCAGACCATTCTAA